In the Sandaracinus amylolyticus genome, GTGATCGGAATGCACTTCATGAACCCGGTGCCGGTCATGAAGCTCGTCGAGATCATCCGCGCGCTGCAGACGAGCGACGAGACCTACGCGACCACGAAGGCGCTCGCGGAGCGGCTCAACAAGACGGTGATCACGAGCAAGGACAGCCCGGGGTTCATCGTGAACCGCATGCTGATCCCGTTCCTCAACGAGGCGTGCTTCGTCCTCGCGGAGACGCTCGGCACGCCCGAGGACATCGATCAGGGCGCGAAGCTCGGGCTCAACCATCCGCTCGGCCCGCTCGCGCTCGCCGATCTGATCGGGCTCGACACGTGCCTCGCGATCGCCGAGGTGCTGCACCGCGAGCTCGGCGACGACAAGTACCGCCCGGCGCCGCTGCTGCGGAACTACGTCGCGGCGGGCTGGCTCGGCCGCAAGACGGGCCGCGGGTTCTACACGTACGAGTCGAAGTGAGGGACGCCGTGGCCAACCGTTCGTACGTTCGGCTCGAGATCGACGGCGCGCTCGCGACGCTCACGATCGATCGACAGGACAAGCTCAACGCGCTGAACGCGCAGGTGATCGCCGAGCTGCACGGCGCGGCCCAAGAGGTGCGCACCACGCGCGGCGTGCGCTGCCTGATCGTGACCGGCGCGGGCGACAAGGCGTTCGTCGCGGGCGCCGACATCAGCGAGATGAAGGAGATGCGCCTCGATCAGGCGCGCGCCTTCGCGCAGGCGGGCCACGCGGCGTTCGACGCGCTCGAGGCGCTGCCGTTCCCGGTGATCGCGGCGGTGAACGGGTTCGCGCTGGGCGGCGGATGCGAGCTCGCGCTCGCGTGCGACTTCGTCTACGCGAGCGAGAAGGCGAAGTTCGGCCAGCCCGAGGTGAAGCTCGGGGTGATCCCCGGCTTCGGCGGGACGCAGCGCCTGCTGCGTCGCGTCGGCAACGCGCACGCGCGCGAGCTGGTCTACACGGGCGCGATCATCGGCGCCGACGAAGCGCTGCGAATCGGTCTCGCGAACCGCGTGCTGCCCCACGGCGAGCTGATGACCGCCGCGCGCGCGACCGCCGCGACGATCGCGCAGATGGGCCCGCTCGCGATCGCCGAGGCGAAGAAGGTGATGCGCGAGGGCGAGGGCCGACTGCTGCGCGATGCGAACGCGCTCGAGGTCGACGGCTTCGCGGGATGCTTCGAGACCGACGATCAGAAGGAGGGCATGCAGGCCTTCCTCGAGAAGCGCGCGCCGGCCTTCAAGGCCGAGTGATCATTCGGCGCCGTAGCCGCACTCGGTCACGAGCGAGGGCGGCAGGTGCCATCCGCCGAGCTCGAGCGGCTGCCACGGATCGTCGTACGCGAGCTGGGATCGCGCGCGCAGCGCCTCGTCGAAGCGCACGCGCGCGCTCGCACAGTCACCACGCGCCGCGGCGAGCTCGGCCTCGAGCTCGAGCACGTTCGCGCGCGGTGCGCCCATCCATGCCGCGAGATCGAGCTCGCGCTCGGCGCGATCGAGATCCTCGTCGCGCCGGGTCGCCCATGCGGCAGCGAGCATCGCGGTCGAGTCCCAGGGATCGATCCGCAGCCGCGTCCATCCCGCATCGCCCGCGAGCGGCGCGTCGTCGATCGCGATCGCCGTCACGTGCTCGACCACGAAGAACGTCGCGACCAGCGCCGCACCGACCGCGAGCCCCACGATCGTACCGATGCGCGTGCGCGGCGGGGCAGGGCGGGGCCCCGGATCGCGCCCGCACGCGACGAGCCGATCGTAGAGATCGGGATGCACGCGCCGCGCACCCGTCGTCATCGGCGCGCGCGCGTCGTCGTGGATCTTCGTGAGCGCATCGGCGAGCGCCGCCGAGCCCGACGTCGATCGCGCCCGCGCATCCGCGCGCTCCTCCATGCGCCGCGCGAGGCGACGCACCAGCAAGAGCGCCGGCACCGCGATCACGAGCGCGACCGCGATCGCGATCTGCGCACCATCGGGGTGCAGCACGCTCCCGACGCGCACGCCGGTCGTGAGCATGAAGATCAACGTGATCGCGGTCGCGAGCCGGGCGCTCGCCACCCACGGCCCTTCGCTCAGATGACCCGCTTCGTGCGCGAGCACCGCGCGCAGCTCGCTCGGCGTCAGCAGCGCCACGATGCGATCGGTGACGATCATCGTGCGCGCCCACGGGATCGCGCCCGCGTTCGTGAGGCGCTCCGTCGGCACCCGCAGCACGGCCGCGAGCCGCACGCCCTCGGCCTCCGCCGCGGCGACCGCGATCGCGCGCACGCTCTCGGGCGCCGGGATCATCGCGCGCGTCGCCACGCTCATCGCGAGCCCACCGAACATCGCGCCGAGCGCCACGATCACGAACGCGACCGCGACGATCTCCCAGCGCACCGCGTCTCCATCGATCACCGGAAGCCGCGCCGCGAGCCCCGCCGCGACGATCGGCCCTCCGACGAACGGCACGATCCGCAGCCGCAGCGCGATCGTCTCCCGCACGTCGCGCCACGTCTGCGATCGCTCTTCGATCAGGCGACCGACGCCGCCCGCGCAGAACGCCACGATCGCGCACACCGCGCCGAAGAGCTCGCTCGCGATGTCCCCGGGCGCCGACACGAAGCGCGGCCCGAGCGCCGTGGCGCCGAGCATCCACGCGAGCTGGATCTGCACGAGCCCCACGACGAACGCCGCCGATCGGAACGGCGCGATCGCGTGGGCTTCGTCGCGACGATCGTCGGGCAGCCGCCGCACGAGCACGACCCACATCACCCACGCCGTCACCAGCGGCACGAGCGCGCACAGGAGCAGCGACCCGATCGGCCGGGCGAGCGCTTCTTCGATCGGGATCACATCGCCCATCACGCGCTCGTCTACGGTGCCATCCCGCGAGTTGCTCGTCCGCTGGGAACGCGCTTCATTGCCGTCGATGTCGCACGAGAACGCGGACGCCGCGACCGTCGAGGGCTTCGGCCAGGAGTGGAGCACCTTCGACTACGCGGAGGACACCGAAGAGCTCCGCCGCGCCTTCGGCAACTACTTCGCGGTGTTTCCGTGGCACGAGCTCCCGAGCTCGCCGGTCGGAATCGACGTCGGATGCGGCACCGGTCGTTGGGCGCGATACGTCGCACCTCGCGTGGGCCGTCTGATCTGCATCGACGCCAGCGCGGACGCGCTCGCGGTCGCGAGGCGCAACCTGCGCGACCGCCCGAACGTCGATTGGGTGCAGGGCACGATCGAGCAGTCGTCCATCGCCGACGACAGCCTCGACTTCGCGTACTCGCTCGGCGTCCTCCACCACATCCCCGACACCGAGGGCGCGCTGCGCGCCGCCGTGCGCAAGCTGAAGCCCGGCGCGCCGATGCTCGTGTACCTCTACTACGCGCTCGACAACCGCCCGCTCGCGTTCCGCGCGCTCTGGCGCGCGAGCGACGTCGTGCGACGCAGCATCAGCCGTCTGCCGTTTCCGCTCCGGCTCGGCGCGAGCGAGGTGATCGCGCGCACCGTCTACTGGCCGCTCGCGAGAGGGGCCGCGGCCGCCGAGAAGCTCGGCGTGAACGTCTCCGGCGTCCCGCTCTCGCACTATCGCGACAAGAGCCTCTACATCATGCGGACCGACGCGCTCGATCGCTTCGGCACCCGGCTCGAGAAGCGCTACTCGCGCGCCGAGGTCGAGGCGCTCCTCCGCGACGCGGGGCTCGAGCGCATCGAGTTCCACGAGGGCGAGCCCTACTGGTGCGCCGTCGGGCGCCGCGCACGCTGATCAAGCGTCCGCGAAGGTCGCGATCACCGGTGCGTGATCGGAGGGCTGCTTCCCCTTGCGCTCCTCGCGATCGATCCGCACCTCGACGAGCCGCTTCGCGAGGGGCTCCGTCACGTCGACGTGATCGATCCGCAGCCCGTCGTTCTTCGGGAACCCGAGCATCTGGTAGTCCCAGTAGCTGTAGAGGTTCCCTTCGTCGGGCCTCAGCCGCCGCAGCGAGTCGACCAGACCGATCGCGCGGATCCGCTGCAGCGCGTCACGCGCGTCGGGCCGGCAGAGCACCGTGTCGGCCCACTTCTCGACGTTCTTCACGTCGAGATCGGTCGGCGCGACGTTGAAGTCGCCGCACAGCGCGAGGGGCTCGTCCGCCGCGTGCTCGGCGCGCAGCTTCTTCTCGAGCCGCGCCATCCAAGCGAGCTTGAACGTGTACTTGTCCGAGTCGGGCGTCCCGCCGTTCGGGAAGTACGCCGAGTACACGCGGATGCCGTGCACACGCGCCGAGATCAGCCGCGCATGCCCGTCCTCGTCGCCGTCGCCCATCCCGCGCCGCACGTCGTCGGGCTCGGTGCGGCTCAGGATCGCCACACCGTTGTAGGATTTCTGTCCCAACACTGCGGCGTGGTATCCCGCGGCCCTGACCTCGTCCCACGGGAACTTCGCCTCTTCGAGCTTCAGCTCCTGGAGACACAGCACGTCGGGCTCGTGCCGTGCGAGCAGCGCCAGCAGACGATCGTGGCGAGCCCGGATCGAGTTCACGTTCCAGGTGATGATCTTGATAGGCACCGGCCGGGTACTACCTCGGCGCTCGTCGGTGGGGAAGAGCGGGCGCTGAACGTGCGGAGCGGGCGCCGCAACGAGTGGTGCAGGAGCCGGAAAATGCGCGGATTCCGTCGCGTTGACGAAGCAGAGGGCCGCCGATATAGTCGCGGCACCTCTGATCAGAGGAGGGGTGGGATGCGTCTTGGCCGCGGCAGTCTGCTCGCGCTGATCCTGACAGGAGCCCTCGGTGGCATCGGATTCGTCGCAGCGCAGGACGCGGCGACAGGCGAGGAGACGGGCACGGACGAAACCGGTGAGATCGCGGCGCGTCGTCGCGCGGATCTCAGCCCCGCCGAGCAGATCGCCGAGGCGCAGCGCATCCAGGAGCGCGGCACGACGCTGAGCCGTCGCGTCGGCTCGATGCTGGACGAGGCGCGCCGCGAGGGCGACGTCATCCGCGTCACCTGCCTCGACGACAAGCTCACGCAGATCAACGCGCACCGCCGCACGCTCACCGATCGCGTCGAGTCGCTCCAGACCGCGACCCAGGTCGGCGACGAAGGCCGCCGCAACCACGAGTTCACGGTCATCTCGGTGCTCTCGCAGAACCTCGACCAGCTCGAGCGCGCCGCGAGTGAGTGCATCGGCCAGGACATCTACGAGACGGGCGCGACCCGAATCACGACCACGATCGACCCTGCAGCGCCCGACGAGGATCCGACCGCGATCCCCGAGGTGCCGGAGGCCGACGTGCCGTTCATCCCGCCGCCTGCCAGCCCCACGATCTGATACCGCCTACCGAGGCACGCACCCGCCTATTCGAGGCACGCACTGAGGGGTCGGCAGTTTCGTTGCCCCGACGGAGCCCCGCCGGATGAATCTTCGACAGATTGGCTTTGCCCTCGCGATCGCCGCGCTCGTGATCGCATCCACCGCGAGGACAGCCGCAGCGCAGGGATGGCTCGAGGACCGCGATCGCGCCGAGGGTCCAGGTATCCGCCTCGGTGACTTCGAGCTGCACCCCGGCATCGGCCTCGAGGTCGGGTGGGACTCGAACGTGTACTACACGAGCGACGATCCCGCGCCGGGCCTGCCGCAGCGCGTCGACAGCGCGATCCTCCGTGTCACGCCCCACCTGCTCTTCTCGACGCTCGGTGCGGAGCGTCGCGCGGAGGGCGAAGGCGCGCCCAGCGAGCCGCCGGTCATCCAGTTCCGAGGCGGGCTCTCCGCGTCGTACTACGAGTTCTTCGCGGACGAGCGTCGACGCAACGTCGCGATCGACATCGGACTGAACCTGTCGATCCTCCAGGGACGCCCGGTCTCGTTCACGATCTACAACCAGTTCGGCCGCTCGATCAGGCCGTTCACCGAGAACACGTCGAACGTCTCGTACGCCCGGATCCGCGAGGACGCTGGGCTCCAGGTGATGTTCTCGACGCCGGGCCAGATCCTCCAGGTCGGCGTCGGCTACGACTTCGGGCTCGACTTCTTCGAGGACGACCAGCTCCAGTACGGCAACTCGTTCAACCACGCGATCACGCTGAGCGAGTCGTTCCGGTTCCTGCCGCAGACCGCGCTGGTCCACACGACCAGCGTGATCATCCGCGACTACTACCAGCCCCCCGGCGCTGGAAGCGATCGCCCGGCGCAGCTCGACAGCGTCCGTCTGAGCTCGATGCTCGGTGTGAACGGCGCCATCACGAACGAGATCTCGTTCATGGTGCAGGGCGGCTACGGCGCCGGGTTCTTCGAGAGCATCGGGACGACGTACGATCAGGACTACGATACGTTCCTGGCTCGTGCCGAGCTCCGGTGGCGCCCGATGGAGGCGTTCCGGCTGAGCTTCGGATACGACCGCAGCGTGCACCCGTCGTTCGTGGGCAACTACTACTCGCAGGACCGCGGGTACATCAACACGCAGATGATGTTCGGCGGCGCGTTCCTGCTCGGCGCCGATCTGAGCCTCGCGTACTACGACTTCGGGCAGATCGTGGCGCCCGATGGCGTGACGCCGATCGGCAACTCCACGGAGCGCAGCGACGTGCGGTTCATCGGATCGATCTTCGCGGAGTATCGCTTCACGGAGTGGCTCGGGGTGAACGGTACCTTCCGGTACACCGGCAGCTTCACGGACTTCGCGTACGACGTCCCGGTCGGTGGTGGTGCAGTCGCTCTCGATCCGGCGCAGTACAACAAGATCGAGCTGTGGCTCGGAGTGCGGGTCTTCTACTGATCCTGCCGCTCGGCGGATCCGCGCTCCGGCCCTGAACAGATCTTCGTTCCGATGCATCTTTCGGGCTCGATGCGTTCGTTCGCGTTCGTCGCGGTTTGCCTCTTCACGGCGTCGTGCGGCCCCTCCGGCCGGATCGAGCGGCCGCCGACCAGCGGTGAAGAGGACACGACGCTCGGGGCCAGCGACGTGTTCGACGTGCGCGTCTTCGGCGAGGAAGAGCTCTCCGGGACGTACCGTGTCGCGCAGGACGGCACGATCGACTACCCGTTCATCGGACGGATGGAGGTCGCGGGGCTCGAGCCCTACGAGATCGCCGATCTGGTCGAGGGTCGGCTGCGCGACGACGGATACCTCGTGAACCCGCAGGTCTCCGTGTTCGTGCAGGAGTACAACTCCAAGCGGATCTCGGTGCTGGGCGCGGTGCGGAACCCGGGGAGCTTCCCGATGCAGAGCGGCCTGACCGTCGTGCAGGCGATCAGCCTCGCCGGTGGCTTCACCAGCCTCGCCAACCGCGATGGCACGACGGTGTCCAGGCGCGTCAGCGGCGAGACTCGCCGGTTCGCGGTTCCCGTCGACGCCATCACGTCGGGGCGCGAGGGAGACTTCGCGGTCCAGGCGCAAGACATCATCTACGTCCCGGAGCGCATCTTCTGAGGCTCGCGTGGGGCGCCCCTCGGACCCGCGCATGCGCTCTCGGAACGACCGCGGACGGCGCGAGCGCGTCGCCCTGGCAGCGATCGCCGGTCTGATCGTCGTCGCGCCCGAGCTCATGGGCGGGGCGACGCCGTGGGCGCTCCTCGCGATCGTGTTGCTCGCGGGCGCTGCGGCATCGACCGGGGTTTGGTTGCTCGCTGCGACCTCGAGCGGGTCGTTCGTCGTGCCTCGCGGGGTCGCGATCGCGGTCGCCGCCGCACTCTCGCTCACCGTCCTGCAGGCGGTGCCGCTCCCGACCGCGTTCTCCGATCGCTTCTCGCCCGAGGGCGTCGACGCGCGCGCGTCGATCGCAGCCCTCGGAATGGGTGTCCCTTCGTGGTGGCCGCTCTCCGCGTCGGAGATCGCCACCCGGTCGCAGGTCCTCGTCGGGCTCGCGATCCTCTGCGCATTCTCGAGCGCCACCATCCTCTGCAGTCGCGGGCAGCGTGAGTGGATCGTTCGGTTGGGAGCGACGTCGACGCTGCTCGTGGCGCTCGTGTCGCTCGCGCACGTCACGCTCGATCTCAGGGCGCCGTTCGGGGTGTTCCCGGAGCCGTGGTGGAACACCCCGCTGATCGGGCCGCTGCTCAATCCGAACCATCTCTCCGGGTTCGTCGCGATGGGCGTGCCGCTCTCGCTCGCCGCGGGCCTCGATGCGCGCGCACGGCCGGCGCGGATCGGCTGGTTCGTCTCCGCCGCGATCAGTGCTGGCGTTGCCGTGGTCTGCGCATCTCGTGGCGGGATCGCGTCGCTCGTGGTCGGGGTCCTCACGCTCGCCGTGCTCATGTTCGCCCGACGGCGCGCGCTCTCTCGGCGTGTCGTCCTCGCATCGCTCGGCGGCCTCGCGGTCCTCGCGATGGCAGCGGTGGTCGGTGTCGCGCTGGTGCTCGACTGGGTGCGCCACGAGGTGGAGCGGGGCTCGTACGAGAAGCTCCGACTGGCATCGCGCGGCCTCGAGCTCGCGCTGACGCACCCGTGGCTCGGGGTCGGGCGCGGCGCGTTCAGCGCTGCCTTCGTACGGCTCTTCGGCACCGACGAGCGCATCGATCACCCCGAGAACATCGTCGTCCAATGGACTAGTGAGTGGGGCCTGATCGTCGGCGTCGCGCTGCTCGTCACACTCGCGGCCGCCTGGGCTCGAGGGGCGCTCGCGGCGCGCTCCCCGGCACAGATGGGCGCGCTCGCATCGGTCGCGTCCATCGCGACACACGATCTCGTCGACTTCGCGCTCGAGATGCCGGGCATCGCGATGGTCGCGACGACCGCGCTCGCGGCGGCGATTGCGCCGTCTGCGCGCCGCGAGGAGGCCGACGTCTCGGTCGCGATCTCGTCGCGGACGCTCGGTGCGCTCGCCGCCGCGACGCTCGTCGGTGTCCTCGCGCTCGGTCCGAGCATCGTCTCGCTCGATCAACGCCTGCTCCAGAGCGAGCTCGTGAGCGCGCTCCGTCGTGGCGACTTCGAGAGCTTCGATGCGCGGATCGCCGACGCGGTCCGCGCCCATCCCAGCGAGCCCGTGTTCACGCTGCTCGGCGCGCATGCCGCCGCGCGGCGCGGCGACGAGCGGGTGGCGCTCTGGCTCAACCAGACGATGCGTCTCGCGCCGGGCTGGCACGAGCCGCATCGGATCGCCGCTCGGTGGCTGACGCGAAGGCGCGCGTTCGAGCAGGCGTGGCTCGAGGTGCGCGAGGTACGCGATCGGCTCCCGGCCGTGGCCCCGCGGGTCGGTTGTGACGTGCTCGCCGCGAGACCTGACCCGTCGGTCGCCATCCGCGTGCTGGGAGATGATTCCGCGCTCCTCGATGCCCTCGCGGCTTGTCCGGGGCTCCCGGACGGGGTCGTGTCGCAGCTGGACGATGCGCTGGTCGCGTCGGGGCTCGAGGGCCCCCACGTGCGTCGCGCTCGGCGGGCGATTGCCGATGGGCGGGCAGCCGACGCAATCCGCGAGCTCGAAGGACTCTCCGGCCCCCCTGGCCAGCAAGTGACCTTCGTCCGCGCGGACGCGCTCCTCGCGCTCCACCGGGCCGCGGAAGCGGCCACGGTGCTCGAGCAGCTCGGAGTGCGTCCCGAGGGCGAGGACGAGCGGCTGCGCCGGCTCGCCGAGGCCCGCGCCGCGGCAGGCGACGCCGACGGGATGCGCGACGCAGTCCGAGATCTGGTGGCGAGCGCCTCGGGCGCGCCGGCTCGAGTGGCCGCGGCCCGGATGGTGCTCGCGCGCCTCGAACGCCAGCTCGGGAACGACGGCCGCGCGCTCCGTGCGCTCGAGGAGGCGCACCGCGCCGATCCCAGCTCGCGGGCGCTCGACCAGATCGCGAGCCTCTCGGACGAGATGGGAGACATCGCGCGAGCGCGCCGCGCGCGCATGGAGATCTGTCGGCGCGATGGGAGCACCAGCGCCGCCTGTGCTCGGCCCGGAATCGAATGATCCCCGAGATTCCCGCAACTCAGGGTTGCTTGACTCGTGTCTCGAACGAGAACACCTTCGCCGCCGGTCGCGGATGAGCGCCTCCCCCGACAAGCCGAATAGCGCGGCGCGGGCGCCTCGTGCGTCTGCGGCCAATCTCGGCGAGATCCTGCGCGGGCTCCGCAGCTATTGGTGGCTGGTGCTGCTGATCGGCGCCGGCGTCACCGCCGCGGCGGCGGCGTGGAGCGTGCGCCAGCCGAGGATCTACGAGGCGGCGTGCACGATCGAGTTCGATCCGAACCCGCCGCGTCCTCTCGGCCGCGACATCGAGGATGTCGCGACGCCGATGACGAACTTCTGGCTGAGCCGCGAGTTCTTCGCGACGCAGGAGCGCATCCTCGGCAGCCGGCTCGTCGCCGAACGGGTCGTCCAGCGCCTCGAGCTGCACCGCGACCGCACGTTCTTGACCGACCCGAGCTCGGTTCCCGCGAGCTGGGACGGGATGTCCGTCGAGACGGCCGCAGCGCTCCTGCAGAGCCGCCTGACCATCGAGTCCGTGCAGGGCACGAGGCTCGTCTATCTGAAGGTCCGGGACACGCGTCCCGATCGTGCCGCGCTGATCGCGAACACGATCGCCGACGTCTACATCGAGAAGACGCTCGAGGACCGCATGGGAGCGACGGTGAGCTCCCTCGAGTGGCTCGGCGGGCAGCTCGACAACCTGCGGACGCAGCTCGATCGATCGGAGCTCGCGCTCCACGAGTTCAAGCTCGATCACAACATCCTGTCGGTCTCGCTCGAGGACCGGCGGAACCTCGTCGCGGCGGAGATCGAGCACTTCAACACGGCGCTCACCGAAGCGCGTGCGAACCGCATCGCCCTCCAGGCGCGCCTCGCGCGGCTCCGGGCGCTGCTCGCCAGCGACGACATCGAGGCGCAAGCGAGCGCGCTGACCGACAGCACGACCGTGCAGGAGCTCCACGGCGCGCTCCGCACGAAGATCGCGGAGCGCACGGGGCTGCAGGAGCGCTACGGCGCGCGTCATCCGCGCATGACCGAGCTCGACGCCGAGATCGGTACGCTCCGCGACCAGCTGCGACGAGAGACCGAGGCGATCCTCCGCTCGGCGGAAGCGGACGTCCGCGAGGCGACCACGCTCGAAGCGGGACTGCGCACCGCGGTGGACCAAGCGCAGGAGGCCGGTCTCGAGCTGAATCTGCGCGAGATCGAGTACTCGCGCCTGAACCGCGAGCGAGAGAACAGCGCGAAGCTCTACGAGGTCGTCCTGCAGCGGACGACGGAAGCGGACATCACGCGCGCGCTCCGCACGACCTTCGTTCGCATGGTCGATCGCGCTCTCGTTCCGACGAGCCACGTGAGCCCGCGGACGACGACGAACGTCGGCATCGGCCTGGCGCTGGGGCTCGCGCTCGGCCTCGCCCTCGCATTCGGCCTCGCGCAGCTCGACACGCGCCTGCGCTCACCGGATCAGATCGCGGAGCTCGGTGCGACGGTGCTCGGCGTGCTGCCTCTGATGGCCGAGCCGGACGCGCGCAAGAACGGGACGCAGCGCCCGAGGCGGCGCGCGACCGTCGTGCAGGGCACCAGCAGCAGGGACCTCATCGCGCATCACCAGCCTCTCTCCGCGGTCGCCGAGAACTTCCGAACGATCCGAACGAACCTCGTCTTCATGGAAGGCGAGAAGCTGCACACGCTCGCAGTCACGAGCGCGAACCCACGCGAGGGGAAGACCACCGTCACGGCGAACCTCGCGGTGTCGCTGGCGCAGAGCGGCAAGCGCGTGCTCGTGATCGACACCGACCTCCGGCGTCCGCGCGTGCATCGCGCGTTCGGCGTGGCGAATCGTGTCGGGCTCACGAGCTACATCGCCGGACAGAACGACATGCGCTCGATCGTGCAGAGCACGAGCGTCCCGGGTGTCCACGTCATTCCGTCCGGCCCGATCCCGCCCAACCCGGCGGAGCTGCTGCACCGTGAGCGCTTCAAGGAGCTCCTCGACGAAGCGCGACGCGAGTACGACCTGGTGATCTGCGACTCGCCGCCGCTCGGCGCGGTGATCGACGCAGCGGTGCTCGGACCGCAGGTGGACGGCATGGTCGTGGTCGCGCGCGTCCGCGAGACGACGCGACATGCAGTGCGGGCGGTGTTGCAGCAGCTCCGCGACGTCGGCGCGAACGTCGTCGGCGCGATCGTCAACGGGTTCGACCCGCGGTCGGGTGGCGGCTACGGCGGCGGCAACGGCTACTACAACTACTACTACCAGTCGAAGGGCGGCTACTACGTCTCGGACGAGACCGCCTCCACCGAGGAACGCCCCAGCGATCCGGATGGCGACGAGCGCCGTCCTCG is a window encoding:
- a CDS encoding GumC family protein, with translation MSASPDKPNSAARAPRASAANLGEILRGLRSYWWLVLLIGAGVTAAAAAWSVRQPRIYEAACTIEFDPNPPRPLGRDIEDVATPMTNFWLSREFFATQERILGSRLVAERVVQRLELHRDRTFLTDPSSVPASWDGMSVETAAALLQSRLTIESVQGTRLVYLKVRDTRPDRAALIANTIADVYIEKTLEDRMGATVSSLEWLGGQLDNLRTQLDRSELALHEFKLDHNILSVSLEDRRNLVAAEIEHFNTALTEARANRIALQARLARLRALLASDDIEAQASALTDSTTVQELHGALRTKIAERTGLQERYGARHPRMTELDAEIGTLRDQLRRETEAILRSAEADVREATTLEAGLRTAVDQAQEAGLELNLREIEYSRLNRERENSAKLYEVVLQRTTEADITRALRTTFVRMVDRALVPTSHVSPRTTTNVGIGLALGLALGLALAFGLAQLDTRLRSPDQIAELGATVLGVLPLMAEPDARKNGTQRPRRRATVVQGTSSRDLIAHHQPLSAVAENFRTIRTNLVFMEGEKLHTLAVTSANPREGKTTVTANLAVSLAQSGKRVLVIDTDLRRPRVHRAFGVANRVGLTSYIAGQNDMRSIVQSTSVPGVHVIPSGPIPPNPAELLHRERFKELLDEARREYDLVICDSPPLGAVIDAAVLGPQVDGMVVVARVRETTRHAVRAVLQQLRDVGANVVGAIVNGFDPRSGGGYGGGNGYYNYYYQSKGGYYVSDETASTEERPSDPDGDERRPRA
- the xth gene encoding exodeoxyribonuclease III, whose translation is MKIITWNVNSIRARHDRLLALLARHEPDVLCLQELKLEEAKFPWDEVRAAGYHAAVLGQKSYNGVAILSRTEPDDVRRGMGDGDEDGHARLISARVHGIRVYSAYFPNGGTPDSDKYTFKLAWMARLEKKLRAEHAADEPLALCGDFNVAPTDLDVKNVEKWADTVLCRPDARDALQRIRAIGLVDSLRRLRPDEGNLYSYWDYQMLGFPKNDGLRIDHVDVTEPLAKRLVEVRIDREERKGKQPSDHAPVIATFADA
- a CDS encoding class I SAM-dependent methyltransferase translates to MSHENADAATVEGFGQEWSTFDYAEDTEELRRAFGNYFAVFPWHELPSSPVGIDVGCGTGRWARYVAPRVGRLICIDASADALAVARRNLRDRPNVDWVQGTIEQSSIADDSLDFAYSLGVLHHIPDTEGALRAAVRKLKPGAPMLVYLYYALDNRPLAFRALWRASDVVRRSISRLPFPLRLGASEVIARTVYWPLARGAAAAEKLGVNVSGVPLSHYRDKSLYIMRTDALDRFGTRLEKRYSRAEVEALLRDAGLERIEFHEGEPYWCAVGRRAR
- a CDS encoding O-antigen ligase family protein, which codes for MRSRNDRGRRERVALAAIAGLIVVAPELMGGATPWALLAIVLLAGAAASTGVWLLAATSSGSFVVPRGVAIAVAAALSLTVLQAVPLPTAFSDRFSPEGVDARASIAALGMGVPSWWPLSASEIATRSQVLVGLAILCAFSSATILCSRGQREWIVRLGATSTLLVALVSLAHVTLDLRAPFGVFPEPWWNTPLIGPLLNPNHLSGFVAMGVPLSLAAGLDARARPARIGWFVSAAISAGVAVVCASRGGIASLVVGVLTLAVLMFARRRALSRRVVLASLGGLAVLAMAAVVGVALVLDWVRHEVERGSYEKLRLASRGLELALTHPWLGVGRGAFSAAFVRLFGTDERIDHPENIVVQWTSEWGLIVGVALLVTLAAAWARGALAARSPAQMGALASVASIATHDLVDFALEMPGIAMVATTALAAAIAPSARREEADVSVAISSRTLGALAAATLVGVLALGPSIVSLDQRLLQSELVSALRRGDFESFDARIADAVRAHPSEPVFTLLGAHAAARRGDERVALWLNQTMRLAPGWHEPHRIAARWLTRRRAFEQAWLEVREVRDRLPAVAPRVGCDVLAARPDPSVAIRVLGDDSALLDALAACPGLPDGVVSQLDDALVASGLEGPHVRRARRAIADGRAADAIRELEGLSGPPGQQVTFVRADALLALHRAAEAATVLEQLGVRPEGEDERLRRLAEARAAAGDADGMRDAVRDLVASASGAPARVAAARMVLARLERQLGNDGRALRALEEAHRADPSSRALDQIASLSDEMGDIARARRARMEICRRDGSTSAACARPGIE
- a CDS encoding 3-hydroxybutyryl-CoA dehydrogenase, translating into MEATVAEIRIFGVIGAGQMGAGIAQVAAQTGYEVKLLDASAALAQKGRDGIAKQLAKAVEKGKLAKDEADAAVARIGIADGYGDLAACDIVVEAATENPELKNKIFESADAAMKPGAILASNTSSISITKLAARTKRPTNVIGMHFMNPVPVMKLVEIIRALQTSDETYATTKALAERLNKTVITSKDSPGFIVNRMLIPFLNEACFVLAETLGTPEDIDQGAKLGLNHPLGPLALADLIGLDTCLAIAEVLHRELGDDKYRPAPLLRNYVAAGWLGRKTGRGFYTYESK
- a CDS encoding enoyl-CoA hydratase-related protein, which encodes MANRSYVRLEIDGALATLTIDRQDKLNALNAQVIAELHGAAQEVRTTRGVRCLIVTGAGDKAFVAGADISEMKEMRLDQARAFAQAGHAAFDALEALPFPVIAAVNGFALGGGCELALACDFVYASEKAKFGQPEVKLGVIPGFGGTQRLLRRVGNAHARELVYTGAIIGADEALRIGLANRVLPHGELMTAARATAATIAQMGPLAIAEAKKVMREGEGRLLRDANALEVDGFAGCFETDDQKEGMQAFLEKRAPAFKAE
- a CDS encoding M48 family metalloprotease is translated as MGDVIPIEEALARPIGSLLLCALVPLVTAWVMWVVLVRRLPDDRRDEAHAIAPFRSAAFVVGLVQIQLAWMLGATALGPRFVSAPGDIASELFGAVCAIVAFCAGGVGRLIEERSQTWRDVRETIALRLRIVPFVGGPIVAAGLAARLPVIDGDAVRWEIVAVAFVIVALGAMFGGLAMSVATRAMIPAPESVRAIAVAAAEAEGVRLAAVLRVPTERLTNAGAIPWARTMIVTDRIVALLTPSELRAVLAHEAGHLSEGPWVASARLATAITLIFMLTTGVRVGSVLHPDGAQIAIAVALVIAVPALLLVRRLARRMEERADARARSTSGSAALADALTKIHDDARAPMTTGARRVHPDLYDRLVACGRDPGPRPAPPRTRIGTIVGLAVGAALVATFFVVEHVTAIAIDDAPLAGDAGWTRLRIDPWDSTAMLAAAWATRRDEDLDRAERELDLAAWMGAPRANVLELEAELAAARGDCASARVRFDEALRARSQLAYDDPWQPLELGGWHLPPSLVTECGYGAE
- a CDS encoding polysaccharide biosynthesis/export family protein, with protein sequence MRSFAFVAVCLFTASCGPSGRIERPPTSGEEDTTLGASDVFDVRVFGEEELSGTYRVAQDGTIDYPFIGRMEVAGLEPYEIADLVEGRLRDDGYLVNPQVSVFVQEYNSKRISVLGAVRNPGSFPMQSGLTVVQAISLAGGFTSLANRDGTTVSRRVSGETRRFAVPVDAITSGREGDFAVQAQDIIYVPERIF